In Candidatus Saccharibacteria bacterium oral taxon 488, one DNA window encodes the following:
- the rnpA gene encoding ribonuclease P protein component: protein MLRHVNRFHGHGSLRYVYARGRAIRSSQLTMKYIVNPHRRHGRFSVVISKKVLKSAVKRNRVRRRIYEIIRLELPHIRGGFDVVIMVFSPEVLVMPHSDLRTAVKQLFSQAGLYK, encoded by the coding sequence ATGTTACGTCACGTCAACCGATTTCATGGTCATGGTAGCCTGCGCTATGTCTATGCGCGCGGGCGGGCAATTCGCTCATCGCAGCTCACCATGAAATATATTGTCAATCCGCACCGTCGCCATGGTCGGTTTTCGGTAGTGATTAGTAAAAAGGTGCTTAAATCCGCCGTCAAACGCAACCGCGTACGTCGCCGAATTTACGAAATTATCCGACTCGAGTTGCCACATATTCGGGGTGGGTTTGATGTTGTTATTATGGTGTTTTCGCCGGAGGTGCTGGTGATGCCACATAGCGACCTAAGGACGGCAGTAAAACAACTCTTTTCACAGGCGGGGCTGTATAAATAG